In the genome of Vicia villosa cultivar HV-30 ecotype Madison, WI linkage group LG7, Vvil1.0, whole genome shotgun sequence, one region contains:
- the LOC131616959 gene encoding large ribosomal subunit protein eL31-like: MVEKGAGGRKEEVVTREYTINLHKRLHGCTFKKKAPKAIKEIRKFAQKAMGTNDVRVDVKLNKAIWSQGIRSVPRRVRVRIARKRNDDEDAKEELYSLVTVVEIPKEELKGLGTKVIDDED; encoded by the exons ATGGTGGAGAAGGGTGCAGGTGGTAGAAAAGAGGAGGTTGTTACCAGGGAATACACAATCAACCTCCACAAGCGTCTTCATGGCTG CACCTTCAAGAAGAAGGCACCAAAAGCTATCAAGGAGATAAGGAAATTTGCTCAAAAAGCCATGGGCACTAATGATGTTAGAGTCGATGTTAAGCTGAACAAGGCTATCTGGAGCCAAGGAATTAGAAGTGTACCCAGGAGGGTCCGAGTACGCATTGCTCGCAAGAGGAACGACGATGAAGATGCAAAGGAGGAATTGTACTCCCTTGTTACAGTTGTTGAAATTCCCAAGGAAGAGCTAAAAGGTTTGGGCACCAAGGTCatagatgatgaagattga